One stretch of Lytechinus variegatus isolate NC3 chromosome 17, Lvar_3.0, whole genome shotgun sequence DNA includes these proteins:
- the LOC121430590 gene encoding Y+L amino acid transporter 2-like has translation MESSHDNHIIKEDNNGDSDARIGFDDDHEVKLERRLSLLDGIMINIGVIIGSGIFISPKGVLAGVDSVGATLCIWMAGGVFSVFGAICYSELGTMIPASGGTYTYVRVIFGDLWGFLSCWSLTLFSQSIANAVIALMISKYCLEPFYPDSECPPPRVAVKLLAVAAVLFITFVNCWDVKLSSRLQNVTSFTKLVALGVIIVMGMVKLANGHTENFQNPFASTNIQGLAPAFYACLFSYAGWQSLNSVVEELKNPSRNLPIAVIVPPTVATVVNTLANVAYFAVLSSSELLRSEAVAVSFAEQALGKLSAVVYICVVLSCIGSLNGCIISHSRTYFIGAREGHLPRFFVQVGIRHKTPLLCVVTSSLVTIALCYVDSIFLLINVSRFLNCFFFGLLALGILYLRIKEPERPRSFHVTFIIPVIFLMMCSFLTGFSFWGAPMDSLIGVGIILSGIPLYYIRGRCIIRASWVTRLYRRTIVFLQKVTFVSPERINQ, from the coding sequence ATGGAAAGCAGTCATGACAATCACATAATTAAAGAGGACAACAATGGGGACTCCGACGCCCGGATCGGTTTCGATGATGACCACGAAGTGAAGCTTGAACGCCGGCTTAGTCTCCTGGATGGCATCATGATCAACATCGGTGTCATCATCGGATCCGGAATCTTCATTTCACCAAAGGGTGTCCTGGCCGGTGTCGACAGCGTAGGAGCCACCTTGTGTATCTGGATGGCTGGCGGTGTCTTTTCTGTCTTCGGCGCTATTTGCTACAGCGAGCTAGGTACGATGATCCCAGCATCGGGAGGCACTTACACCTATGTCAGGGTAATCTTCGGAGACCTTTGGGGATTCCTAAGCTGTTGGTCTCTGACATTGTTCTCTCAATCTATCGCCAATGCTGTAATTGCGTTGATGATTTCCAAATACTGCCTTGAGCCATTTTACCCTGATTCGGAATGTCCGCCGCCAAGGGTAGCCGTCAAACTTCTCGCCGTTGCAGCCGTTCTGTTCATCACGTTTGTGAATTGTTGGGACGTGAAGCTCTCGTCCCGTCTTCAGAACGTGACGTCGTTCACCAAGCTTGTCGCGCTCGGCGTCATCATCGTCATGGGGATGGTCAAACTCGCGAACGGGCATACCGAAAACTTTCAAAACCCTTTCGCATCGACAAACATCCAAGGACTTGCGCCAGCGTTCTACGCTTGCCTCTTCTCTTACGCAGGTTGGCAAAGTCTAAACTCGGTCGTAGAAGAACTGAAGAATCCTTCCAGGAACCTTCCAATTGCCGTCATAGTTCCTCCTACCGTGGCAACCGTTGTAAATACCCTTGCCAATGTTGCATACTTTGCCGTACTCTCCTCTTCGGAACTACTGCGTTCTGAAGCCGTTGCAGTCAGTTTCGCCGAGCAGGCCCTTGGAAAATTGTCTGCCGTTGTATACATATGCGTTGTCCTGTCCTGTATCGGTTCTCTCAACGGGTGCATCATATCGCATTCAAGAACGTACTTCATAGGCGCCAGGGAAGGCCATCTCCCACGGTTCTTTGTCCAAGTTGGGATACGTCACAAGACGCCACTCCTTTGCGTCGTCACATCGTCACTTGTAACAATCGCACTCTGTTACGTTGATAGTATTTTCTTGCTCATTAACGTCTCCCGCTTCCTGAACTGCTTCTTCTTTGGACTGTTGGCCCTCGGGATCCTGTACCTTCGAATCAAGGAACCTGAGCGACCAAGATCTTTTCACGTCACCTTCATCATCCCTGTCATATTCCTGATGATGTGCTCATTTCTGACTGGGTTTTCCTTCTGGGGAGCACCCATGGATTCGCTCATCGGCGTAGGGATTATCTTAAGTGGGATACCGCTTTACTACATCAGGGGTCGATGTATCATCCGAGCTTCGTGGGTGACGCGTCTTTATCGACGCACAattgttttccttcaaaagGTAACGTTTGTTTCCCCTGAAAGAATCAACCAATGA